The following proteins are encoded in a genomic region of Pseudomonas sp. Os17:
- the xthA gene encoding exodeoxyribonuclease III — MKIVSFNINGLRARPHQLAALIDKHQPDVIGLQETKVADEQFPLADVQALGYHVHYHGQKGHYGVALLSRQAPLALHKGFEGDDQDAQRRFIWGTFADAHGTPVTIMNGYFPQGESRDHPTKFPAKERFYSDLQHLLESRFSNEQPLVVMGDVNISPEDCDIGIGADNAKRWLKTGKCSFLPEEREWMARLKNWGLVDSFRHLNPEVNDRFSWFDYRSRGFEDEPKRGLRIDLIMASQGLLPRIKDAGVDYELRGMEKPSDHAPIWLELS, encoded by the coding sequence ATGAAGATCGTCTCGTTCAATATCAACGGGCTGCGCGCCCGCCCTCATCAGCTGGCGGCGCTGATCGACAAACACCAGCCGGACGTGATCGGCCTGCAGGAAACCAAGGTCGCCGACGAGCAGTTCCCCCTCGCCGACGTCCAGGCCCTGGGCTACCACGTGCACTACCACGGCCAGAAAGGCCATTACGGCGTCGCCCTGCTCTCGCGCCAGGCGCCGCTGGCCCTGCACAAAGGTTTCGAAGGCGATGACCAAGACGCCCAGCGACGCTTTATCTGGGGCACCTTCGCCGACGCCCACGGCACGCCGGTGACCATCATGAACGGCTACTTTCCCCAGGGCGAAAGCCGTGACCATCCGACCAAGTTCCCGGCCAAGGAGCGCTTCTACAGCGATCTGCAACACCTGCTGGAAAGCCGCTTCAGCAATGAGCAGCCCCTGGTGGTCATGGGCGACGTGAACATTTCCCCGGAAGACTGCGACATCGGCATCGGCGCCGACAACGCCAAGCGCTGGCTCAAGACCGGCAAATGCAGCTTCCTGCCGGAAGAGCGCGAGTGGATGGCCCGCCTGAAGAACTGGGGCCTGGTGGACAGCTTCCGTCACCTCAACCCCGAGGTGAACGACCGCTTCAGCTGGTTCGACTACCGCAGCCGCGGCTTCGAGGACGAACCCAAGCGTGGCCTGCGCATCGACTTGATCATGGCCTCCCAGGGCCTGTTGCCGCGCATCAAGGATGCCGGCGTCGACTATGAACTGCGCGGCATGGAAAAACCGTCGGATCATGCACCGATCTGGCTCGAACTGAGCTGA
- a CDS encoding LysR family transcriptional regulator: protein MNLSKVDLNLFIVFDAIYTEANLTRAGQIVGITQPAVSNALARLRETFNDPLFVRTAQGMVPTPMAQNIIGPVRNALSLLRVSVQESRIFNPLQAVKTYRISMTDLTEAVILPPLFQRLRRLAPAVIIESFLSKRRETTKELAAGRLDFAVDAPLNTDPQVRHVKLMEDRYVCAMRKGHPLAGKEKFTLDDYLSLTHIHISSRRSGLGHVDLALGKMGIQRKIALRSQHYLMASQVLQQTDMVMTVPERFARRHDLQAFNLPVHDVPPVETHLYWHESTDQDPANRWMREQMIELCQQVTAYEKKLDQQTA, encoded by the coding sequence ATGAATCTGAGCAAGGTCGACCTCAACCTCTTCATCGTTTTCGACGCGATCTACACCGAAGCCAACCTGACCCGCGCCGGGCAGATCGTCGGCATCACCCAGCCGGCGGTGTCCAACGCCCTGGCGCGTCTGCGCGAGACCTTCAACGATCCGCTGTTCGTCAGGACCGCCCAGGGCATGGTGCCCACCCCCATGGCACAGAACATCATCGGTCCGGTGCGCAATGCCTTGTCGCTGCTGCGGGTTTCAGTCCAGGAAAGTCGGATCTTCAACCCTCTGCAAGCGGTCAAGACCTATCGCATCAGCATGACCGACCTGACCGAGGCGGTGATCCTGCCGCCGCTGTTCCAGCGCCTGCGCCGCCTGGCACCGGCGGTGATCATCGAAAGCTTTCTGTCCAAGCGCCGGGAAACCACCAAGGAACTGGCGGCCGGGCGCCTGGACTTTGCCGTGGACGCCCCCCTCAACACCGACCCGCAAGTGCGCCATGTCAAGCTCATGGAAGACCGTTATGTGTGCGCCATGCGCAAGGGCCACCCCCTGGCCGGCAAGGAAAAATTCACCCTGGACGATTACCTGTCCCTGACCCACATCCATATCTCCAGCCGTCGCAGCGGCCTGGGCCATGTCGACCTGGCACTGGGCAAGATGGGCATCCAGCGCAAGATCGCCCTGCGCTCCCAGCACTACCTGATGGCCTCCCAAGTGCTGCAACAGACCGATATGGTGATGACCGTGCCGGAGCGCTTTGCCCGGCGCCATGACCTGCAGGCATTCAATCTGCCGGTCCATGACGTACCGCCCGTGGAAACCCACTTGTATTGGCACGAAAGCACCGACCAGGACCCGGCCAATCGCTGGATGCGCGAGCAGATGATCGAGTTGTGCCAGCAGGTGACCGCCTACGAGAAGAAGCTCGACCAGCAGACCGCCTGA
- a CDS encoding AMP-binding protein: protein MEHSGFQPDRSYTRGTQDKPLLALTIGQAFDNTVAAYPQSEALVVRHQQLRYTWQQLREAVDLHARALLALGLDTGDRLGIWAPNCAQWCIAQLASAKIGAILVNINPAYRSSELEYVLKQSGCQWLICAGAFKTSDYHGMLQGLIPELAEQSIGQLHCERLPELRGVISLHAQPPSGFLPWSQLTDLAAGTTAEQLQARQDSLDFDQPVNIQYTSGTTGFPKGATLSHYNILNNGYMVGESLGLTAADRLVIPVPLYHCFGMVMGNLGCITHGTTMIYPNDAFDPLLTLNAVAEERATGLYGVPTMFIALLDQPRRGEFDLSSLRTGIMAGATCPIEVMRRVISEMHMSEVQIAYGMTETSPVSLQTGPADDLELRVTTVGRTQPHLESKIIDEAGNVVPRGTIGELCTRGYSVMLGYWNNPQGTSESIDQAGWMHTGDLATMNEQGYVCIAGRNKDMIIRGGENIYPRELEEFFFTHPAVADVQVIGIPCARYGEEIVAWIKFHPGHCANEVELQAWCKERIAHFKTPRYFKFVEEFPMTVTGKIQKFRMREISIEELREQVAKV from the coding sequence ATGGAACACTCGGGTTTCCAGCCGGATCGCAGCTACACCCGTGGTACGCAAGACAAGCCGTTGCTCGCGCTGACCATCGGCCAGGCTTTCGACAACACTGTCGCCGCCTATCCTCAGAGCGAGGCTCTGGTGGTGCGTCATCAGCAGTTGCGTTACACCTGGCAGCAGTTGCGCGAGGCCGTGGATCTGCATGCCCGGGCGCTGCTGGCCTTGGGGCTGGACACGGGGGATCGTCTGGGAATCTGGGCACCCAACTGCGCTCAATGGTGCATCGCGCAACTGGCCAGCGCCAAGATCGGCGCGATCCTGGTGAACATCAACCCGGCCTATCGCAGTTCTGAGCTGGAGTATGTGCTCAAGCAGTCCGGCTGCCAGTGGCTGATCTGTGCCGGGGCGTTCAAGACTTCCGATTACCACGGCATGCTCCAGGGCCTGATCCCCGAACTGGCGGAGCAGTCCATCGGCCAATTGCACTGTGAGCGCCTGCCCGAGTTGCGTGGGGTGATCAGCCTGCACGCGCAGCCGCCCTCCGGCTTTCTGCCCTGGTCGCAGTTGACCGACCTGGCCGCCGGGACCACTGCCGAGCAACTTCAGGCGCGCCAGGACAGCCTGGATTTCGACCAGCCGGTGAATATCCAGTACACCTCGGGCACCACGGGCTTTCCCAAGGGCGCGACCCTGAGTCACTACAACATCCTCAACAACGGTTACATGGTGGGGGAGAGCCTGGGCCTGACAGCGGCGGATCGCCTGGTCATCCCGGTGCCGCTGTACCACTGCTTCGGCATGGTCATGGGCAACCTGGGCTGTATCACCCACGGCACCACCATGATCTACCCCAACGACGCCTTCGACCCATTGCTGACCCTGAACGCGGTGGCCGAGGAGCGGGCGACCGGTTTGTACGGGGTGCCTACCATGTTCATCGCCCTGCTCGATCAGCCCCGGCGTGGCGAGTTCGACCTGTCGAGCCTGCGCACCGGGATCATGGCCGGCGCTACTTGCCCGATCGAGGTAATGCGACGGGTCATCAGCGAGATGCACATGAGCGAAGTGCAGATCGCCTATGGCATGACCGAAACCAGTCCCGTGTCGTTGCAGACCGGTCCTGCCGACGATCTGGAGTTGCGGGTCACCACGGTGGGGCGTACCCAGCCCCATCTGGAGAGCAAGATCATCGACGAGGCCGGCAATGTGGTGCCGCGGGGCACTATCGGCGAGCTCTGTACCCGCGGTTACAGCGTGATGCTCGGCTACTGGAACAATCCCCAGGGCACCAGTGAGTCCATCGATCAGGCCGGCTGGATGCACACCGGCGACCTGGCGACCATGAACGAGCAGGGCTATGTGTGCATCGCCGGGCGCAACAAGGACATGATCATTCGCGGTGGCGAGAACATTTACCCGCGGGAGCTGGAAGAGTTCTTCTTCACTCATCCTGCCGTGGCCGATGTGCAGGTGATCGGTATTCCCTGCGCCAGGTACGGTGAGGAGATCGTCGCCTGGATCAAATTCCACCCCGGGCATTGCGCCAATGAAGTGGAGCTGCAGGCCTGGTGCAAGGAGCGCATCGCCCATTTCAAGACGCCGCGCTACTTCAAGTTCGTCGAGGAGTTTCCGATGACGGTGACCGGCAAGATCCAGAAATTCCGCATGCGGGAAATCAGCATCGAGGAGCTGCGCGAGCAGGTGGCCAAGGTCTGA
- a CDS encoding isovaleryl-CoA dehydrogenase, with protein MSYPTLNFALGETIDMLRQQVQAFVKAELAPRAAQIDVDNLFPADMWRKFGDMGLLGITVAEEYGGAGLGYLAHVVAMEEISRGSASVALSYGAHSNLCVNQINRNGNHEQKSKYLPKLISGEHIGALAMSEPNAGSDVVSMKLRADKRGDRFVLNGSKTWITNGPDANTYVIYAKTDLEKGPHGITAFIVERDWKGFSRSNKFDKLGMRGSNTCELFFDDVEVPEENILGVLNGGVKVLMSGLDYERVVLSGGPTGIMQACMDLVVPYIHDRKQFGQSIGEFQLIQGKIADMYTQLNASRAYLYAVAQACERGETTRKDAAGVILYSAERATQMALDAIQILGGNGYINEFPAGRLLRDAKLYEIGAGTSEIRRMLIGRELFNETK; from the coding sequence ATGAGTTATCCGACCCTGAACTTCGCCCTCGGTGAAACCATCGACATGCTGCGCCAGCAGGTCCAGGCCTTCGTCAAGGCCGAACTGGCACCGCGGGCCGCCCAGATCGATGTCGACAACCTGTTTCCCGCCGACATGTGGCGCAAGTTCGGTGACATGGGCCTCTTGGGCATCACCGTGGCGGAAGAGTACGGCGGCGCCGGCCTGGGCTACCTGGCGCATGTGGTGGCCATGGAAGAAATCAGCCGCGGCTCGGCCTCGGTGGCGCTGTCCTACGGCGCGCACTCCAACCTCTGCGTGAACCAGATCAACCGCAACGGCAACCACGAGCAGAAGAGCAAGTACCTGCCCAAGCTGATCAGCGGCGAACACATCGGCGCCCTGGCCATGAGCGAACCCAACGCCGGCTCCGACGTGGTGTCGATGAAGCTGCGGGCCGACAAGCGCGGCGACCGCTTCGTCCTCAACGGCAGCAAGACCTGGATCACCAACGGCCCTGACGCCAACACCTATGTGATCTACGCCAAGACCGACCTGGAGAAAGGTCCCCACGGCATCACCGCCTTCATCGTCGAGCGCGACTGGAAAGGCTTCAGCCGCAGCAACAAGTTCGACAAGCTGGGCATGCGCGGCTCCAACACCTGCGAGCTGTTCTTCGATGACGTGGAAGTACCGGAGGAAAATATCCTCGGCGTGCTCAACGGTGGCGTCAAAGTGCTGATGAGCGGCCTGGACTACGAGCGCGTGGTGCTCTCCGGCGGCCCGACCGGGATCATGCAGGCCTGCATGGACCTGGTGGTGCCCTACATTCACGACCGCAAGCAGTTCGGCCAGAGCATCGGCGAATTCCAGCTGATCCAGGGCAAGATCGCCGACATGTACACCCAGCTCAACGCCAGCCGCGCCTACCTGTACGCGGTGGCCCAGGCCTGCGAACGCGGCGAAACCACCCGCAAGGACGCCGCCGGGGTGATTCTCTACAGCGCCGAACGCGCAACGCAGATGGCCCTGGATGCGATCCAGATCCTCGGCGGCAACGGCTACATCAATGAATTCCCCGCCGGCCGCCTGCTGCGCGACGCCAAGCTCTACGAGATCGGTGCCGGAACCAGCGAGATCCGGCGCATGCTGATCGGTCGCGAACTGTTCAACGAAACCAAGTAA
- a CDS encoding acyl-CoA dehydrogenase: MEFAYSPKVQELRERVTAFMDAYVYPAEAVFERQVAEGDRWQPTAIMEELKLKAKAEGLWNLFLPESELGAGLTNLEYAPLAEIMGRSLLGPEPFNCSAPDTGNMEVLVRYANEEQKQRWLEPLLRGEIRSAFAMTEPDVASSDATNMAARAVRDGDQWLINGKKWWTSGACDPRCKILIFMGLSNPDAPRHQQHSMILVPVDTPGVKIVRPLPVFGYDDAPHGHAEVLFDNVRVPYENVLLGEGRGFEIAQGRLGPGRIHHCMRSIGMAERALELMCKRAVNRTAFGKPLARLGGNIDKIADSRMEIDMARLLTLKAAYMMDTVGNKVAKSEIAQIKVVAPNVALRVIDRAIQIHGGAGVSNDFPLAYMYAMQRTLRLADGPDEVHRAAIGKYEIGKYVPRELQRSGH; the protein is encoded by the coding sequence ATGGAATTCGCCTATTCCCCCAAGGTTCAGGAGCTGCGTGAGCGCGTCACCGCGTTCATGGATGCCTATGTTTATCCGGCTGAAGCGGTCTTCGAGCGTCAGGTTGCCGAAGGCGATCGCTGGCAGCCGACCGCCATCATGGAAGAGCTCAAACTCAAGGCCAAGGCTGAAGGTCTGTGGAATTTGTTTCTGCCTGAGTCGGAACTGGGTGCCGGTCTGACCAACCTTGAGTACGCGCCACTGGCGGAGATCATGGGCCGTTCGCTGCTGGGCCCCGAGCCGTTCAACTGCTCGGCGCCGGATACCGGCAACATGGAAGTGCTGGTGCGCTATGCCAATGAAGAGCAGAAGCAGCGCTGGCTGGAGCCGCTGCTGCGCGGCGAGATCCGCTCCGCGTTCGCCATGACCGAGCCGGACGTGGCTTCGTCCGACGCCACCAACATGGCCGCCCGCGCGGTGCGCGACGGCGACCAGTGGCTGATCAACGGCAAGAAGTGGTGGACCTCCGGCGCCTGTGATCCGCGGTGCAAGATCCTGATCTTCATGGGCCTGAGCAACCCCGATGCGCCACGCCACCAGCAGCACTCGATGATCCTGGTGCCGGTGGATACCCCCGGGGTGAAGATCGTCCGTCCGCTGCCGGTGTTCGGCTACGACGATGCGCCTCACGGCCACGCCGAGGTGCTGTTCGACAACGTTCGGGTGCCCTACGAGAATGTGCTGCTGGGCGAGGGTCGCGGTTTCGAGATTGCCCAGGGGCGTCTTGGCCCGGGGCGCATTCATCACTGCATGCGCTCGATCGGCATGGCCGAGCGTGCGCTGGAGCTGATGTGCAAGCGTGCGGTGAATCGCACCGCGTTCGGCAAGCCCCTGGCTCGCCTGGGGGGCAACATCGACAAGATCGCCGACTCGCGAATGGAGATCGACATGGCTCGGCTGTTGACCCTGAAGGCCGCGTACATGATGGACACCGTGGGTAACAAGGTGGCCAAGAGCGAGATTGCCCAGATCAAGGTCGTGGCGCCAAACGTAGCGCTGCGGGTGATCGACAGGGCGATCCAGATTCACGGCGGGGCGGGCGTGTCCAATGACTTCCCCCTGGCCTACATGTACGCCATGCAACGCACCTTGCGCCTGGCGGACGGCCCGGATGAAGTGCACCGTGCGGCCATCGGCAAGTACGAAATCGGCAAGTACGTGCCCAGGGAGCTGCAGCGCAGCGGGCATTGA
- a CDS encoding hydroxymethylglutaryl-CoA lyase, with amino-acid sequence MSLPSHVRLIEVGPRDGLQNEARPISVDDKVQLVDALTAAGLGYIEVGSFVSPKWVPQMAGSAEVFARIQRKPGVVYGALAPNLRGFEDALAAGVKEVAVFAAASESFSQRNINCSISESLERFVPIMDAAKQHGISVRGYVSCVLGCPYEGEVAAEQVALVARELYAMGCYEVSLGDTIGTGTAGATRRMFDVVGAQVPRDKLAGHFHDTYGQALANVYASLLEGIAVFDSSIAGLGGCPYAKGASGNVATEDVLYLLNGLGIHTGIDMDRLIDAGRQICAVLERPSGSRVAKARNAG; translated from the coding sequence ATGTCACTCCCCAGCCATGTACGCCTGATCGAAGTCGGTCCCCGCGACGGCCTGCAGAACGAAGCCCGGCCCATCAGCGTCGACGACAAGGTGCAATTGGTCGATGCCCTGACCGCAGCGGGCCTGGGTTATATAGAAGTCGGCAGTTTCGTCTCGCCCAAGTGGGTGCCGCAGATGGCCGGCTCGGCCGAGGTTTTTGCCCGCATCCAGCGCAAGCCGGGGGTGGTCTACGGCGCGCTGGCGCCGAACCTGCGGGGCTTCGAGGACGCTCTGGCGGCCGGGGTCAAGGAAGTCGCGGTGTTCGCCGCCGCGTCGGAGTCGTTCTCCCAGCGCAACATCAATTGCTCCATCAGCGAAAGCCTGGAGCGCTTCGTGCCGATCATGGACGCCGCCAAACAGCACGGGATCAGCGTGCGCGGCTACGTGTCCTGCGTACTGGGCTGTCCCTATGAAGGCGAAGTGGCTGCGGAACAAGTCGCGCTGGTTGCCCGCGAACTGTACGCCATGGGCTGCTACGAGGTGTCCCTGGGCGACACCATCGGCACCGGCACCGCTGGCGCCACCCGCCGCATGTTCGACGTGGTAGGCGCCCAGGTGCCAAGGGACAAGCTCGCCGGTCACTTTCATGACACCTATGGCCAGGCCCTGGCCAACGTCTACGCCAGCCTGCTGGAAGGCATCGCGGTGTTCGACAGCTCGATCGCCGGTCTCGGCGGCTGCCCCTATGCCAAGGGCGCCAGCGGTAACGTCGCCACCGAAGACGTCCTCTACCTGCTCAATGGCCTGGGCATTCACACCGGTATCGACATGGACCGCCTGATCGACGCCGGTCGGCAGATCTGCGCGGTACTGGAGCGTCCGAGCGGCTCCCGGGTGGCCAAGGCGCGTAACGCCGGCTGA
- a CDS encoding DUF1508 domain-containing protein: protein MSAWFELKQYGSGACRFLLKTKEAQTMLQSERFPCRDSAEAALGLFRAHCASPERYVKKISSGGKPYFKLKAGKEVILVSHLYDSEPTLESAINAIAAAGTTERVEVVHM from the coding sequence ATGAGTGCCTGGTTCGAGCTGAAGCAGTATGGCAGTGGTGCATGCAGATTCTTGCTGAAGACAAAGGAGGCGCAGACCATGCTTCAAAGCGAACGATTCCCCTGCCGGGACAGTGCCGAGGCGGCTCTCGGCCTGTTCCGCGCACACTGCGCTTCTCCCGAGCGTTACGTCAAGAAAATTTCATCGGGCGGCAAACCTTATTTCAAGCTCAAGGCCGGCAAGGAAGTGATCCTGGTCAGCCATTTGTACGACTCGGAGCCCACTCTCGAGAGCGCCATCAACGCCATCGCAGCAGCCGGCACCACTGAACGGGTTGAAGTGGTCCACATGTAA
- a CDS encoding MerR family transcriptional regulator: MSSQTYSISDLARELDITTRAIRFYEEQGLLAPERRGQERIYSPRDKVSLKLILRGKRIGFSLAECRELIELYDPSSGNLKQLHSMLAKISERREQLEQQLLDIEQMKLELDTAEERCTQALQQTLQNQNNPVQ; the protein is encoded by the coding sequence ATGAGCAGCCAGACCTACAGCATCTCCGACCTCGCCCGCGAGCTCGACATCACCACCCGGGCCATCCGCTTCTATGAAGAGCAGGGCCTGTTGGCCCCCGAGCGCCGCGGCCAGGAACGCATCTACTCGCCCCGGGACAAGGTCAGCCTGAAGCTGATCCTGCGGGGCAAGCGCATCGGATTTTCCCTGGCCGAGTGCCGTGAACTGATCGAACTCTATGACCCCAGCAGCGGCAACCTCAAACAGTTGCACAGCATGCTGGCCAAGATCAGCGAGCGCCGTGAGCAGCTTGAACAGCAGTTGCTCGACATCGAACAGATGAAGCTGGAACTGGACACCGCCGAAGAGCGCTGCACCCAGGCACTGCAACAGACCCTCCAGAACCAGAACAACCCCGTCCAATAA
- a CDS encoding GNAT family N-acetyltransferase → MPDTSNTIADIHMLDSGYSREARSLLYQAYRHEPTFAFIFESERAGYEQRVRATVRELVKQHFLQDLPAIGLLVNDRLIGIALIAPPQRRLGITESWAWRLRMVLSTGFRCTRRYLEYHQAVQACLPSDAVHVLPLLGVHPQFQGQHFGEQLLAAVHNWCAVDEHSQGVVLDTGNPRYLEFYKRQGYAEVGEVAVGPVREHVFFHPNPQLLQSATG, encoded by the coding sequence ATGCCTGATACCTCCAACACCATTGCCGATATCCACATGCTCGACAGCGGTTATTCCCGCGAAGCGCGGTCGTTGCTGTACCAGGCCTACCGGCATGAACCGACTTTCGCGTTCATTTTCGAGTCCGAGCGCGCCGGTTACGAACAACGGGTACGGGCCACGGTGCGCGAGCTGGTCAAGCAGCATTTTCTTCAGGATCTGCCGGCCATTGGCCTGCTGGTCAACGACCGGCTGATCGGCATTGCCTTGATCGCTCCACCGCAACGGCGCCTGGGGATCACCGAAAGCTGGGCCTGGCGCCTGCGCATGGTGCTCAGCACCGGTTTTCGCTGCACCCGGCGTTACCTGGAGTACCACCAGGCGGTGCAGGCCTGTCTGCCCAGTGACGCGGTCCATGTATTGCCGTTGCTCGGGGTGCATCCGCAGTTTCAGGGGCAGCATTTTGGCGAGCAGCTGCTCGCGGCGGTGCACAACTGGTGCGCGGTGGACGAGCATTCCCAAGGGGTGGTGCTGGACACCGGCAATCCCCGTTATCTGGAGTTCTACAAGCGTCAGGGGTACGCCGAAGTCGGCGAGGTGGCCGTGGGACCGGTGCGCGAGCATGTGTTCTTCCACCCCAATCCCCAGCTCTTACAAAGTGCAACAGGCTGA
- a CDS encoding substrate-binding domain-containing protein has protein sequence MPRASTASERDIWCRTISLFLIGFVCYALPWSVFAALPLATDNATVLRIQGSNTIGARLGPALVKGLLEQQGLRDIRIEPSGKDNEQRVLGQSPQGRTVRVEVAAHGSSTGFSALKNAQADVAAASRPIKDSELVDLESLGDLKSPGAEQVIAIDGLAIILHPHNPLNQLSTEQLARLFSGQIKTWEELGSTGGAVHLYARDDQSGTYDTFKELVLSRRGKTLNPAAKRFESSEQLSDAVSHDPQGIGFIGLPYVRQAKAVAIVDGESQPMQPLNSLIATEDYPLSRRLYLYLPPNGQNPWATALVNFAQSAKGQAIVAANGFVAQTVQAMRVTPSPQMPEAYQQLSRDAQRLSVNFRFEEGSANLDNKARQDLNRVLDYLRQHGKLDRQVTLAGFGDAKSDPARAALLSRLRAMAVRRELVKSGVVFREIRGFGAELPVAANNADEGRIKNRRVEVWVY, from the coding sequence ATGCCCCGCGCTTCCACCGCCAGTGAACGAGATATCTGGTGCCGGACCATCAGCCTGTTTCTGATCGGCTTCGTCTGCTACGCCCTGCCCTGGTCGGTGTTCGCCGCCCTGCCCCTGGCGACCGACAATGCCACCGTGCTGCGCATCCAGGGCTCCAACACCATCGGTGCCAGACTCGGTCCGGCGCTGGTCAAGGGCTTGCTGGAGCAACAGGGCCTGCGCGACATCCGTATCGAGCCCAGCGGCAAGGACAATGAGCAACGGGTTCTGGGACAAAGCCCCCAGGGCCGGACAGTCAGAGTGGAGGTGGCCGCCCACGGTTCGAGCACCGGCTTCAGTGCTCTGAAAAACGCCCAGGCCGATGTGGCTGCGGCTTCCCGCCCCATCAAGGACAGCGAACTGGTGGACCTGGAAAGCCTGGGCGACCTGAAGAGCCCCGGCGCCGAACAGGTCATCGCCATTGATGGCTTGGCCATCATCCTGCATCCGCACAACCCGCTGAACCAGCTGAGCACCGAGCAACTGGCCCGCCTGTTCAGCGGCCAGATCAAGACCTGGGAAGAGCTGGGGAGCACCGGCGGCGCGGTCCATCTGTATGCCCGGGATGATCAGTCCGGCACCTACGACACCTTCAAAGAGCTGGTCCTCAGCCGTCGTGGCAAGACGTTGAACCCGGCAGCCAAGCGTTTCGAGTCCAGTGAGCAGTTGTCCGACGCCGTCAGTCACGACCCGCAAGGCATCGGTTTCATCGGCCTGCCCTATGTGCGCCAGGCCAAGGCGGTGGCGATTGTCGATGGCGAATCCCAGCCCATGCAGCCCCTCAACAGCCTGATTGCCACCGAGGACTACCCGCTGTCGCGGCGTCTGTATCTGTACCTGCCCCCCAACGGCCAGAATCCCTGGGCCACAGCCTTGGTGAATTTTGCCCAGAGCGCCAAGGGCCAGGCCATCGTCGCCGCCAACGGTTTTGTTGCCCAGACCGTACAAGCCATGCGGGTAACGCCCAGCCCACAGATGCCCGAGGCCTACCAGCAACTGAGCCGGGACGCGCAACGCCTGAGCGTGAACTTTCGCTTCGAGGAGGGCAGCGCCAATCTGGACAACAAGGCGCGCCAGGACCTGAATCGGGTCCTGGACTACCTGCGCCAGCACGGCAAGCTGGACCGCCAAGTGACCCTGGCCGGATTCGGCGATGCCAAGAGCGACCCGGCACGTGCCGCCCTGCTGTCCAGGTTGCGAGCCATGGCGGTACGTCGGGAACTGGTGAAAAGCGGCGTGGTGTTCCGCGAGATCCGCGGTTTTGGCGCCGAGCTGCCGGTGGCGGCCAACAACGCCGACGAGGGCCGGATCAAGAACCGGCGAGTGGAAGTCTGGGTCTATTGA